One segment of Vibrio gazogenes DNA contains the following:
- a CDS encoding YbcC family protein: MTALSRHYINTATLLNAAIEAACDSIAPNWPLDRMIAVNPYWSWIDRPFAEVAHQLAQFAGSPMAMPLDYYRERWENSTITEADLAQALTRLPMAEAPEIAAVIAALQEDDVSPTPAPLLCDMLDSQRHLNQDPAWCDTITHQIAQFCAAYFDQDQADWHPYSDVRLYQSWRNAMCHDHSVALLMKAAHIPRRATEMAMTPREQIRQVLNRLDIAPEHWQDYLQAVIYRISGWAAWGAYLKWQAELSQQDDETLIDLLAIRLSWEWLVDDQNRHSGSVWQRWQHRWQQHFLEYRPQTINMRLIWQRAHEISYQRQLSQVLAQPVPDIQHAPKIQAAFCIDVRSEVIRRHLEAQGDEIHTLGFAGFFGLPVSYTPLGTQIQRPQLPGLLAPSLTVCDSVGCHEHDAALAKKRQAALQRESGWSWFNTMPASTFTLVEALGLSYVGKLIKRVLPLNGHSTQAPGLSAASAQRLRPTLRTDAEQQVTLAENVLKGMGLTHEFAPFVLLIGHGSESANNPHRAGLDCGACCGQSGEVNVRALAQLLNRPVVREGLAQRDIQIPDTTYFVAGLHNTTTEALSLYDTDDLDEPIQHSLNAWRAQLDAASLGARMERAPQLGLTHQSQHSVQKRIKHRAHDWAQTRPEWGLVNNAAFIIAPRARTRGLKLDGRTFLHEYRHEQDVDASGLAKIMTAPMIVTNWINMQYYASTVDHHRYGSGNKTLHNVVGGRLGVFEGNGGDLRIGLSRQSLHDGQQWRHEPLRLTVVIDAPEAAIESVMSRHSMVKQLVDNQWLYLARFEQHQLAFFDNGVWTVRDRT; encoded by the coding sequence ATGACCGCCTTGTCTCGCCATTATATCAACACCGCGACGCTGCTGAATGCTGCAATTGAGGCGGCATGTGACAGTATTGCGCCTAACTGGCCGCTTGATCGGATGATTGCTGTGAACCCATATTGGTCATGGATTGATCGCCCTTTTGCCGAGGTCGCGCATCAGCTCGCTCAGTTTGCGGGTTCGCCGATGGCAATGCCGCTGGATTATTACCGTGAACGTTGGGAAAACAGCACAATAACCGAGGCCGATCTGGCGCAAGCGCTGACACGATTACCTATGGCAGAAGCGCCGGAGATTGCGGCTGTCATCGCTGCATTGCAAGAAGATGATGTTTCCCCGACACCGGCGCCTTTGTTGTGCGATATGCTTGATAGTCAGCGTCATCTGAATCAAGATCCTGCGTGGTGCGATACCATCACCCATCAAATTGCCCAGTTTTGCGCCGCCTATTTCGATCAGGATCAGGCGGACTGGCATCCGTACAGTGACGTGCGTTTGTATCAAAGCTGGCGTAACGCGATGTGCCACGATCACAGCGTTGCCTTACTAATGAAAGCCGCACATATTCCGCGGCGGGCGACGGAGATGGCAATGACGCCGCGTGAGCAGATCAGGCAGGTGTTAAACCGATTGGACATCGCTCCCGAGCATTGGCAAGACTACCTGCAAGCGGTGATTTATCGGATCAGTGGTTGGGCTGCATGGGGCGCTTATCTCAAGTGGCAGGCGGAGTTATCGCAACAAGATGACGAGACGTTGATTGATTTACTGGCAATTCGCCTCAGTTGGGAGTGGCTGGTGGATGACCAGAATCGTCATTCCGGATCTGTCTGGCAGCGCTGGCAACATCGCTGGCAGCAACATTTCCTTGAGTATCGGCCGCAGACGATCAACATGCGCTTGATCTGGCAACGCGCCCATGAAATCAGTTATCAGCGTCAACTCAGTCAAGTGTTAGCCCAGCCAGTGCCGGATATTCAACACGCCCCGAAAATTCAGGCTGCATTTTGTATTGATGTCCGTTCTGAAGTGATCCGACGCCATCTTGAAGCGCAAGGGGATGAGATTCACACCCTTGGGTTCGCTGGGTTTTTCGGTCTGCCGGTCAGTTATACGCCGCTCGGTACGCAGATTCAGCGCCCACAGCTTCCCGGGCTGTTGGCACCATCACTCACGGTGTGTGATAGCGTCGGTTGCCACGAACACGATGCAGCGCTGGCGAAGAAAAGGCAGGCAGCATTGCAGCGCGAGTCGGGATGGTCATGGTTCAATACCATGCCTGCGTCAACCTTTACGCTGGTCGAAGCATTGGGGTTAAGCTACGTCGGAAAGTTGATCAAACGGGTTTTACCGCTTAATGGGCATTCAACCCAAGCTCCGGGGTTGTCGGCTGCGAGTGCTCAGCGGCTTCGTCCGACACTACGCACTGATGCAGAACAGCAAGTGACGTTGGCTGAAAATGTCCTGAAAGGGATGGGGCTGACTCACGAATTTGCACCGTTTGTGCTACTCATCGGTCATGGCAGCGAGAGTGCCAATAACCCCCATCGTGCCGGTCTGGATTGCGGTGCTTGTTGTGGTCAAAGCGGAGAAGTGAATGTCCGGGCTTTGGCACAACTGCTCAATCGACCTGTCGTCCGGGAAGGTTTAGCGCAACGTGATATTCAAATCCCTGATACCACATATTTTGTTGCCGGATTGCACAATACCACCACAGAAGCGTTGTCACTGTACGACACGGATGATTTGGATGAGCCAATCCAGCACTCACTGAATGCATGGCGTGCTCAACTGGATGCGGCATCTCTTGGGGCGCGGATGGAACGTGCACCACAATTAGGGCTGACCCATCAATCGCAGCATTCCGTTCAAAAGCGAATCAAACACCGCGCCCACGATTGGGCGCAAACTCGTCCGGAGTGGGGGCTGGTCAATAACGCGGCTTTTATTATTGCGCCAAGAGCAAGAACTCGCGGTCTCAAGCTGGACGGTCGAACCTTCCTCCACGAATACCGACATGAGCAAGATGTCGATGCCAGTGGGTTAGCAAAAATCATGACTGCACCGATGATCGTCACCAACTGGATTAACATGCAGTATTACGCCTCGACGGTTGATCATCATCGCTATGGTTCCGGCAATAAAACCTTGCATAACGTTGTTGGTGGGCGACTGGGTGTGTTTGAAGGTAACGGGGGTGACTTGCGTATCGGGCTTTCCCGTCAGTCG
- a CDS encoding methyl-accepting chemotaxis protein codes for MFFSLRQTKIRTRLYLLLLANILLIMMLFTKLLIEYKHDLMEEKQIKTQHLIESTYSLLSYYHQLETEGTLTRQGAQQQAQQAIKHLRYGKNDYFWINDLTPTMIMHPFKPQLDGKNLSKVKDPTGKALFLEMVQVAKNQGGGVVHYMWSKPGSETDVAKVSYVKLFKPWGWIIGSGIYVDDVDQLVAERTTMALWSGLLIVLILSALSALIIRSITRPCDTTRQALNDISQGEGDLTRQLPVNGKDEFAQIATAFNRFTVKICDAIRNIKPISTNLTHSARDLNAVAKQSIEKSEQQLQAANSAASAMNQLQSSTQDVATAADEAARSAQISHQKSQDSSQVLINASQYMTSLSELLTETEQDTQYLAKDADNVGEVLNVIRGVAEQTNLLALNAAIEAARAGEQGRGFAVVADEVRTLATRTQKSTDEIEEIITTLQERAKHLSSSMVQTKQQSLETQQATCKAQEMLNDINEQIHTIQALNENIATACLQQSSASQNISHNITDLAEHSRQITESAREIGNTSQRLLQDSQSLSQSFSVFRT; via the coding sequence ATGTTTTTCAGCCTACGTCAGACCAAAATAAGAACGCGCCTGTATCTACTGCTCCTCGCAAATATTTTATTAATCATGATGTTATTCACCAAACTATTAATAGAATATAAGCATGATCTCATGGAAGAGAAACAAATTAAGACACAGCATCTAATTGAAAGCACCTATAGCCTGCTCTCTTACTATCATCAATTAGAAACTGAGGGAACGCTAACCCGTCAAGGCGCACAACAACAAGCACAGCAAGCCATCAAACATCTTCGCTATGGCAAAAATGATTACTTCTGGATCAACGACCTCACTCCCACAATGATCATGCATCCCTTTAAACCGCAACTGGATGGCAAAAACCTTTCTAAGGTCAAAGATCCGACCGGAAAAGCGCTCTTTTTAGAGATGGTACAAGTTGCCAAGAATCAAGGCGGTGGCGTCGTCCATTACATGTGGTCCAAACCCGGTTCAGAGACCGATGTAGCAAAGGTTTCTTACGTAAAACTATTCAAACCTTGGGGATGGATCATTGGTTCAGGGATTTATGTGGATGATGTCGACCAACTGGTTGCAGAGAGAACAACAATGGCCTTATGGTCTGGATTGCTGATTGTGTTGATCCTGAGCGCATTATCAGCATTGATCATCCGCAGTATCACGCGCCCCTGCGATACAACCCGTCAAGCCCTGAATGATATTTCTCAGGGAGAAGGTGATTTAACCCGTCAGCTCCCCGTCAATGGCAAAGACGAGTTTGCCCAGATTGCAACCGCATTCAACCGCTTTACCGTTAAAATTTGCGACGCGATCCGAAACATTAAACCAATTTCTACCAATCTCACCCATTCCGCAAGAGACCTCAACGCGGTTGCCAAACAGTCTATCGAAAAATCGGAACAGCAATTACAAGCAGCCAATTCCGCGGCCTCTGCAATGAACCAGTTGCAGTCCAGCACACAAGATGTTGCAACAGCAGCCGATGAAGCAGCCCGCTCCGCTCAAATTTCCCATCAAAAGAGCCAAGATAGTAGTCAAGTTCTCATCAACGCCTCCCAATATATGACTTCCTTGTCTGAATTACTGACTGAAACCGAACAAGATACCCAATATCTGGCTAAAGATGCGGATAATGTCGGTGAAGTGTTGAATGTCATTCGTGGTGTCGCTGAACAGACCAATCTCCTAGCACTCAATGCTGCAATTGAAGCGGCTCGCGCAGGCGAACAAGGACGAGGATTTGCCGTCGTCGCAGACGAAGTGCGAACCCTTGCAACCCGAACGCAAAAGAGTACCGATGAAATTGAAGAAATCATTACAACCTTACAGGAACGAGCAAAACATTTAAGTTCGTCCATGGTTCAAACCAAACAACAGTCGCTCGAAACGCAACAAGCAACCTGTAAAGCCCAAGAGATGCTCAATGACATCAATGAGCAAATCCATACGATTCAAGCACTCAACGAAAATATTGCAACAGCCTGTCTGCAGCAATCTTCGGCAAGTCAGAATATCAGTCATAACATAACCGATTTAGCCGAGCACAGCCGACAAATCACAGAAAGCGCACGGGAGATTGGCAACACCAGCCAGAGACTGCTCCAAGACAGCCAATCCTTAAGTCAGAGCTTTAGTGTTTTCAGAACCTAA
- a CDS encoding LysR family transcriptional regulator, with the protein MRNLNFHHLRYFWTVAKEGHLTRAAQKLNVSQSALSSQIKQLEEQLGHHLFHRQGRSLLLTDVGHLVLEYAEGIFNLGSELLSVMESGEHHHVQQLRIGAVATLSRNFQENFLLPVIGQDNVKLALCSSNFDDLLEQLRVHKLDLILSNRPVASDSTTPWRCKLIAQQGVCLVGPNTREFETLRFPQDLTRTKLLLPGPDSEIRTQFDLYCEQHRLSVTPYAEVDDMAMLRLLTRDTGAIAVLPEVVVQDEISAGTLKSYAKLDSVIESFYAITAKRHVELPILKKLFKIL; encoded by the coding sequence ATGAGAAACCTCAACTTTCATCACCTGCGCTATTTCTGGACTGTCGCGAAAGAAGGACATCTGACCCGGGCAGCCCAAAAACTCAATGTCTCCCAATCAGCCCTCTCCTCCCAGATCAAACAGTTAGAAGAACAACTCGGTCATCACCTGTTCCATCGTCAAGGACGCTCATTATTGCTGACGGATGTCGGCCATCTGGTACTTGAATATGCGGAAGGTATTTTTAATCTCGGCAGTGAATTACTGTCGGTGATGGAAAGTGGTGAACACCATCATGTCCAACAGCTACGAATCGGGGCGGTAGCCACGTTATCCCGGAACTTTCAGGAGAACTTTCTGCTCCCGGTGATTGGTCAGGACAACGTCAAGCTAGCGCTGTGCTCTTCCAATTTTGACGATCTGCTTGAACAGCTTCGCGTGCATAAACTGGACTTAATTCTCTCCAATCGTCCGGTTGCCTCAGATTCAACAACCCCGTGGCGATGTAAGTTAATTGCCCAACAAGGGGTCTGTCTCGTCGGTCCCAATACGCGTGAATTCGAGACATTGCGTTTCCCACAAGATTTAACACGCACCAAATTATTGTTACCGGGGCCGGACAGTGAGATTCGCACCCAATTTGATTTATATTGCGAACAACATAGGTTGTCGGTGACCCCCTATGCAGAGGTCGATGATATGGCAATGTTGCGGCTGTTAACCCGGGATACCGGTGCTATCGCTGTACTCCCGGAGGTTGTCGTACAGGATGAAATTTCGGCCGGCACGCTGAAAAGTTATGCCAAATTAGATTCTGTCATTGAAAGCTTTTATGCCATTACAGCCAAACGACATGTGGAATTACCGATCCTGAAAAAGTTATTTAAAATTCTTTAA
- the purH gene encoding bifunctional phosphoribosylaminoimidazolecarboxamide formyltransferase/IMP cyclohydrolase translates to MNNARPIRRALISVSDKTGIVEFAKALADRGVDILSTGGTARLLAEQGISVTEVSDYTGFPEMMDGRVKTLHPKVHGGVLGRRGQDDEIMAQHGIQPIDMVVVNLYPFAATVAKADCSLADAVENIDIGGPTMVRSAAKNHKDVSIIVNASDYQRVLTEMDTNSGSLTLETRFDLAIAAFEHTAAYDGMIANYFGKMVPSYGENKEGDADSKFPRTFNMQFEKKQDMRYGENSHQSAAFYVENHPEEASVATARQIQGKALSYNNIADTDAALECVKEFSEPACVIVKHANPCGVALGDSILDAYNRAYQTDPTSAFGGIIAFNRELDAATAQAIVERQFVEVIIAPTVADDAIEVVAAKKNVRLLVCGQWQDKTTGYDFKRVNGGLLVQDRDQGMVSVDDLTVVSKRQPSEAELKDALFCWKVAKYVKSNAIVYAKGDMTIGVGAGQMSRVYSAKIAGIKAADENLKVEGTVMASDAFFPFRDGIDAAAEAGVTCVIQPGGSMRDNEVIAAADEHGMTMIFTGMRHFRH, encoded by the coding sequence ATGAATAACGCTCGCCCTATTCGCCGTGCGCTTATCAGCGTATCAGACAAAACTGGTATTGTAGAGTTTGCCAAAGCATTGGCTGACCGTGGCGTTGACATTCTGTCAACCGGTGGCACTGCCCGCCTTTTAGCCGAACAAGGTATCTCTGTGACTGAAGTTTCCGACTACACCGGATTTCCTGAAATGATGGATGGTCGTGTCAAAACCCTTCACCCCAAAGTTCATGGCGGGGTTTTAGGGCGTCGGGGACAAGATGACGAGATCATGGCTCAACATGGTATCCAGCCAATCGATATGGTGGTGGTCAACCTGTATCCGTTTGCTGCCACGGTTGCCAAAGCAGACTGTTCACTGGCTGACGCAGTTGAAAATATTGATATCGGGGGCCCGACAATGGTGCGTTCCGCAGCGAAAAACCATAAAGATGTCAGCATTATCGTCAATGCCTCCGATTATCAACGCGTGCTCACAGAGATGGATACCAACAGTGGTTCACTCACGCTGGAAACTCGCTTTGATCTCGCAATTGCAGCTTTCGAGCATACCGCCGCTTACGACGGTATGATTGCCAACTACTTTGGCAAAATGGTTCCTTCTTATGGTGAAAACAAAGAAGGCGATGCCGATTCGAAGTTCCCTCGGACATTCAATATGCAGTTCGAGAAAAAACAAGACATGCGCTACGGTGAGAACAGTCACCAGTCTGCGGCTTTTTATGTAGAAAACCATCCTGAAGAAGCATCTGTCGCGACCGCGCGCCAGATTCAGGGCAAAGCGCTCTCTTACAATAATATTGCAGATACAGACGCTGCTTTAGAGTGTGTGAAAGAATTTTCCGAGCCCGCTTGTGTCATCGTCAAACACGCTAACCCATGTGGTGTCGCTTTAGGCGATTCGATCCTCGATGCTTATAACCGCGCTTATCAGACTGACCCAACCTCTGCTTTCGGCGGGATCATCGCATTCAACCGTGAACTGGATGCCGCCACGGCACAAGCAATTGTCGAACGTCAGTTTGTTGAAGTGATTATTGCCCCGACAGTGGCCGATGACGCGATTGAAGTTGTCGCCGCGAAGAAAAATGTCCGCTTGTTGGTTTGTGGTCAATGGCAAGATAAAACCACCGGTTATGATTTCAAACGCGTCAATGGTGGTCTGCTGGTTCAGGATCGTGATCAGGGCATGGTCAGTGTCGATGACCTGACGGTCGTTTCAAAACGCCAACCTTCTGAAGCTGAACTGAAAGATGCCCTATTCTGCTGGAAAGTCGCGAAGTACGTGAAATCAAATGCGATTGTCTACGCGAAAGGCGATATGACGATTGGTGTCGGTGCCGGTCAAATGAGCCGCGTTTACTCGGCGAAAATTGCAGGTATTAAGGCCGCGGACGAAAATCTGAAAGTCGAAGGAACCGTGATGGCTTCCGACGCATTTTTCCCATTCCGAGATGGTATTGATGCAGCGGCCGAAGCCGGTGTTACTTGTGTGATTCAACCGGGTGGTTCGATGCGTGATAATGAAGTCATTGCTGCCGCTGATGAACACGGCATGACCATGATTTTCACAGGTATGCGTCATTTCAGACACTAA
- the purD gene encoding phosphoribosylamine--glycine ligase: MNVLVIGSGGREHALSWKIAQNPQVKTVFVAPGNAGTALEYKVKNVSIDVEDIDGLVAFAQQNAIDLTIVGPEAPLVIGVVDAFRAADLPIFGPTKGAAQLEGSKAFTKDFLARHQIPTADYANFTDIEPALAYVRQKGAPIVVKADGLAAGKGVIVAMTLQEAEDAIQDMLAGNAFGHAGSRVVIEEFLDGEEASFIVMVDGKNVLPMATSQDHKRVGDKDTGPNTGGMGAYSPAPVVTQELHNRIMEQVIYPTVEGMAAEGHPYTGFLYAGLMIDSQGNPKVIEYNCRFGDPETQPIMMRLQSDLVELCQTAIAGKLDQAESKWDPRASIGIVLAAGGYPGNYNKGDVISGLPQADTEGEKVFHAGTGEKDGHVVTSGGRVLCATALGNTVSEAQQRAYALAKQIQWDGVFYRSDIGYRAIAREQK, from the coding sequence ATGAACGTACTTGTTATCGGTTCTGGTGGACGTGAACATGCACTCTCCTGGAAAATCGCGCAAAACCCACAAGTCAAAACGGTCTTTGTCGCTCCCGGTAATGCCGGAACGGCGCTGGAATACAAAGTCAAAAATGTCAGTATTGACGTTGAAGATATCGATGGCTTAGTCGCTTTCGCACAGCAAAATGCCATCGACTTAACCATTGTCGGTCCCGAAGCGCCGTTAGTGATTGGTGTCGTTGATGCATTCCGTGCTGCCGACCTGCCGATTTTTGGCCCAACGAAAGGCGCGGCACAGCTCGAAGGCTCAAAAGCGTTTACCAAAGACTTTCTGGCACGTCACCAGATTCCGACGGCTGATTATGCCAACTTTACCGACATCGAGCCGGCACTGGCCTATGTTCGGCAAAAAGGGGCACCAATCGTGGTTAAAGCGGATGGTCTCGCTGCCGGAAAAGGCGTCATCGTTGCAATGACACTGCAAGAAGCAGAAGATGCAATTCAAGATATGCTGGCTGGCAATGCATTTGGTCATGCCGGTAGCCGGGTTGTGATCGAAGAGTTTCTTGACGGTGAAGAAGCCAGTTTCATCGTGATGGTTGACGGTAAAAACGTCTTGCCAATGGCAACCAGTCAGGATCATAAACGTGTGGGTGATAAAGATACCGGGCCAAACACCGGTGGCATGGGAGCATACTCTCCGGCACCGGTTGTCACCCAAGAGCTCCATAACCGCATCATGGAGCAGGTGATTTATCCGACTGTAGAAGGAATGGCGGCAGAAGGTCACCCATACACTGGATTTCTGTATGCCGGTCTGATGATCGACAGTCAGGGAAATCCGAAAGTCATTGAGTACAACTGTCGCTTTGGTGATCCGGAAACGCAACCGATCATGATGCGTCTTCAGTCGGATTTAGTTGAACTGTGCCAAACCGCAATTGCTGGCAAGCTAGACCAAGCCGAATCCAAATGGGATCCACGCGCATCGATTGGGATTGTTTTAGCCGCCGGTGGCTACCCCGGTAATTACAACAAAGGGGATGTCATTTCAGGCTTGCCGCAAGCAGACACGGAAGGTGAGAAAGTCTTCCATGCCGGCACCGGCGAAAAAGACGGCCACGTCGTGACCAGCGGCGGACGCGTCCTTTGTGCCACGGCCTTAGGCAACACAGTCTCCGAAGCTCAGCAACGTGCTTATGCATTGGCTAAGCAAATTCAATGGGATGGTGTTTTCTACCGCAGCGACATCGGCTATCGAGCGATTGCCCGAGAGCAGAAATAG
- the manA gene encoding mannose-6-phosphate isomerase, class I, with protein sequence MNDTTILPFYLMQNVIQHYAWGSTQSINNLFDIPNPEHLPQAEIWMGAHPGGCSQLITDNQHDSLAEFIQRHPSSCLSAQTHQTYGELPFLFKVLAADKALSIQVHPCKADAETGYVRENQLHIPLNAPERNYKDPNHKPELVYALTPYHALNGFRPLDDIIQTLTKMNLQPIESLVNQLRADKTAAGFQLFFIRLLSLSGEQKSQAIQALLAYAQQAQQDEPLAQLILDLAQDYPEDIGLFSAILLHYVVLQPGEAMYLDAKTPHAYLKGTGLEVMASSDNVLRAGLTPKHIDVEELAKCTSFTPKPSETLLIAPEEETEVAYHYPVPVNDFKFSIYPAPDDVTLTATSAEIVFAIDADVHLQHKSGLTLTLHKGQSAFIPAAADTYQLNSSGRVARVYN encoded by the coding sequence ATGAACGATACAACCATACTCCCCTTCTATTTAATGCAAAATGTGATTCAACACTATGCGTGGGGAAGTACACAATCCATCAACAACCTATTTGATATTCCCAACCCTGAACATTTGCCTCAGGCTGAAATCTGGATGGGCGCGCATCCGGGCGGATGCTCTCAGCTCATCACCGATAATCAACATGATTCTCTTGCCGAGTTCATTCAGCGTCATCCGTCTTCATGTTTATCAGCCCAAACCCATCAGACGTATGGTGAGTTGCCATTTTTGTTTAAAGTGCTTGCGGCAGACAAAGCGCTGTCGATTCAGGTTCATCCATGTAAAGCCGATGCCGAAACAGGCTATGTCCGCGAAAATCAACTGCACATCCCACTCAATGCACCCGAGCGTAATTACAAAGATCCAAACCATAAACCCGAGCTGGTGTATGCTTTAACGCCTTATCATGCATTGAATGGGTTCCGTCCGTTAGATGACATCATCCAGACGTTGACGAAAATGAATCTTCAGCCGATTGAATCACTGGTCAATCAGCTTCGTGCAGACAAAACCGCCGCCGGATTCCAGTTATTCTTTATCCGTTTACTGTCTCTATCCGGAGAACAGAAATCACAAGCGATTCAGGCGTTACTGGCTTACGCACAACAGGCGCAGCAAGACGAGCCGCTCGCTCAGTTGATCCTCGATTTGGCGCAAGATTATCCCGAAGACATCGGGCTGTTTTCTGCGATTCTGCTGCATTATGTGGTTTTACAACCGGGCGAAGCGATGTATCTGGATGCCAAAACCCCTCACGCTTATCTGAAAGGCACCGGTTTAGAAGTGATGGCCAGCTCAGATAATGTCCTCAGAGCGGGACTGACGCCGAAACACATTGACGTTGAGGAATTGGCCAAATGTACATCATTCACGCCGAAACCATCAGAGACACTGCTGATTGCACCAGAAGAAGAAACCGAGGTTGCTTATCATTATCCAGTCCCGGTCAATGACTTTAAATTCTCAATCTATCCGGCGCCGGACGATGTCACCCTCACCGCCACCAGTGCTGAAATCGTTTTTGCGATTGATGCTGATGTCCATCTGCAACATAAAAGTGGTCTGACGCTCACTTTACACAAGGGTCAGTCTGCGTTTATTCCTGCCGCTGCCGATACCTATCAGCTCAATTCATCCGGTCGAGTTGCGCGAGTGTATAACTAG
- a CDS encoding NADH-quinone oxidoreductase subunit L, producing the protein MDLTLGGHYVAALYGLGFLLCLVARSYEWAIAGLTSRLALFVSLVVPLGSGLLTATLPPVLPTMMGLLITLLGWVIIDYASRYLEGDPGQRRFIRAILFTLGLVALLVKSDNLLVMMLAWSVSSLSLHFLLTHYRERKAARIVAHKKFLVSRMADVCLITALFLVYQALGSFSLPVLNQQLGQMTILSPELNIAALLFAVAAILKTAQLPLHGWLIQVMEAPTPVSALLHAGVVNMGGFVMISLAALLNLAPLAQSVLVIVGSTTALLAGWVMMTRISIKVRLAWSTCAQMGFMLMEIGLGLYELALLHLIAHSVYKAYHFLSAGEVVAQTIHQDYFPPAVRIHGVFGSVLCSAVVVLGVPMLWQQWLVNLSLPLSASVILILGCAPLFWRATNAVRSGLVTGVLRSGVVLHLYLLWHSTFAHIAPSTGPEQVGLLGFVCVVFILLYLGQVGIRCYPHYRVVKRLYPWAYNGFYLDETFTRFTFKVWPAKLTLEQAQTQVNRNHSTAGESV; encoded by the coding sequence ATGGATTTGACGCTGGGAGGTCATTATGTTGCCGCCCTGTATGGACTCGGTTTCTTACTCTGTCTTGTTGCCCGTAGTTATGAGTGGGCTATCGCTGGTCTCACGTCACGCCTTGCGTTATTCGTGAGTCTTGTTGTTCCTTTGGGATCAGGATTGCTGACCGCGACGTTGCCGCCTGTGTTACCGACCATGATGGGGTTACTGATTACGTTACTCGGTTGGGTGATCATTGATTATGCCTCTCGTTATCTGGAAGGTGATCCGGGTCAGCGTCGGTTTATCCGTGCGATTCTGTTTACGCTCGGTTTGGTCGCCTTGCTGGTGAAGAGTGACAATCTGTTGGTGATGATGCTGGCATGGAGTGTGAGTAGTCTCAGCCTTCATTTTCTGCTCACCCATTACCGGGAGCGTAAAGCAGCTAGAATCGTGGCGCATAAAAAATTTCTGGTCAGCCGAATGGCAGATGTCTGTTTGATTACTGCGTTGTTTCTGGTTTACCAAGCGCTGGGAAGCTTCTCGTTGCCGGTCCTCAATCAACAACTTGGGCAGATGACCATCCTCTCACCGGAATTAAATATTGCCGCTTTATTGTTTGCGGTTGCTGCGATTCTTAAAACCGCACAGTTACCATTGCATGGTTGGTTAATTCAGGTGATGGAGGCACCGACTCCGGTATCGGCGTTACTGCATGCCGGGGTGGTCAATATGGGCGGATTCGTGATGATTTCACTGGCAGCGCTGCTCAATCTTGCTCCCCTGGCACAATCGGTCTTGGTGATTGTCGGCAGTACCACCGCTTTACTGGCCGGATGGGTGATGATGACACGTATCAGTATTAAAGTGCGTTTGGCGTGGTCAACCTGCGCCCAAATGGGATTTATGCTGATGGAAATCGGTCTTGGACTATACGAATTGGCGCTGCTTCACCTGATAGCCCATTCCGTGTACAAAGCGTATCACTTTCTGAGTGCAGGTGAGGTCGTTGCGCAGACGATCCATCAGGACTATTTCCCTCCAGCGGTTCGAATTCACGGGGTGTTCGGCTCGGTATTGTGCTCTGCCGTCGTGGTTCTCGGCGTGCCGATGTTATGGCAGCAGTGGTTAGTGAACCTGTCGTTACCGCTTTCCGCCAGTGTGATTCTGATCTTGGGCTGTGCACCGCTGTTTTGGCGTGCAACAAACGCCGTACGCTCGGGTTTAGTGACCGGAGTGTTGCGAAGTGGTGTGGTCTTACATCTGTATCTGCTATGGCACAGTACATTTGCGCACATCGCTCCTTCAACCGGTCCGGAACAGGTCGGGTTACTCGGATTTGTCTGCGTGGTGTTTATCCTGTTGTATCTCGGTCAAGTGGGGATCCGTTGTTACCCGCACTACAGGGTGGTGAAACGTCTCTATCCTTGGGCATATAACGGATTTTATCTCGATGAGACATTTACCCGTTTCACTTTCAAAGTCTGGCCGGCAAAACTGACGCTTGAGCAAGCTCAGACGCAGGTTAATCGCAATCATTCAACTGCCGGAGAATCTGTATGA